AGTACGATCGAAAGAATAAATGAAAGCGGCAAAAGAATATATAATGTTGAGCGGACGAGATCGACCCAGAAATTGCCAATGGTCTGCATTGCTCGCCGTACTAAACCACGCACCAACGCTAACAATACCGCAATGCCGGTTGCTGCGCTTAAAAAATTCTGCACGGTAATCCCTAGCATTTGGCTGAAATAGCTGAGTGTGGTTTCACCCGCATAGCTTTGCCAATTCGTATTCGTCATGAAACTAACTGCCGTGTTGAACGCCAACGCAGCGGGCACGTTCGGCAACTCCTGGGGATTGAGCGGCAGTTTATCCTGAATCAGTTGCATGACGAAAAGAACAACGAAGCCAAGAAAATTGAAGATTAGCAGTGCCCAAGTGTATGTTGACCAATGCATTTCGGTTTTTTCATTAATTCCCGCAAGCCGGTAAATGAATTTTTCTAATGGTCGCAGCAATGGTGTCAGCCAAGTTTGTTCACCGCTAAAAACTTTCGCCATGAACTGGCCAAGCAGAGGTGTCAACGCAATCAGCAAACCGAGATAAAGAGCTAACTGCACGATCTCATGTAATGACATACCTTACCCTATGTGTGAAGTTTTTCTGCAGTTCCGACCCTTGCGCCATACTTTGCCTCTTCGAAGGGCCTAACTATTCTTTAGTTGCCAAGCTCCAGCAATTATTTCAACCTGTCTTCAATCCGTAATAACCTCTACCTTCTCTATTTCACTCCATTTATAGCTCTCTGTGTGCGGATATACTACACCACAGCTTCCCATTATTTCGGGCTTATAGTTTTGGTATTCTTCCAGATTTTTAAACTCATCGGATATGCTAATAGAATCACCTGCCTGGGTAATAACAAGCCCTCTTGCTGTCCTGTTATCTTTAAGTTTTATCTCTACATATTTACCCCAGAGGTTTTCTTTTTCCTCATCTGCCATTCGATTTGATGAACTTGTTTTTTTCATTCATTAACCCTCGCTATTAAAGGTTTATCCCTACTATTCAAACAGGGGAACTATCCTAAATTCACTTACATCCACCAGTCCTTTGTCTGTAATCTTTAATTCAGGAATAACGGGCAAGGCGAGAAAAGATAAAGCCATAAAGGGATCTCTGGCATCACACCCAAGAGTCTTTGCTGATACAAGAAGTCTTTTAATTCCATCGGCTACTTCCAAAAGTGGCATGTGGGACATCAACCCACCAATTGGCAAAGGCAGAGAAGCCAATATGCTCCCGTTTGCTACAACCAGTTGTCCACCCCCCATCTTTTCTATTTCCATTACCGCTTTTAACATATCATCGTCATTGGTTCCCACCACCACTATATTATGAGAATCGTGGGCAACCGAAGACCCTATAGCACCGGTTTTCAGCCCAAAACCCCTTACAAACCCCAATCCAATATTCCCCGTTCTGGTATGTCTTTCTATTACCGCTATCTTAAGAATATCCCTTTCGATATCAGACAATGCATAACCGTTAACAATTCTTACCTTCTCAATTGATTTCTCTGTAATTATCTGATTCGGGACCAATTCTATTATCTTAGCATTCTCTGAAAATGCCTTTATTTTGAATTTGCCGCTATCCATATCTTTTATCATGATGGAGTTCTTTAGGATTGGTTTTTCCTCTTTTAGTGGTATTTCCAAAAGCCGGCCATCCTTTGCAACCAATTTACCACCTTTAAACACCATTTCGACTCTTAACTCTTTCAATGTGTTGAATACGATAATGTCCGCTTTATACCCCGGCGCTATAGCACCCAATCCATTCAAACGGAAATACTCTGCAGGGTTCAGCGTGGCCATCTGGACAGCAATAACAGGATCCAGTCCCTGCTTAATAGCCTTCCTTATCAGGAAGTCCATATGCCCCTCCTCAACCAGGTCAAGGGGATGTTTGTCATCGGTAACAAAGAGGCATCTTCTTGAATTAGCAGGGGTTACCAATGGGAGAAGGGTCTCCATGTTTTTTGCCACTGTTCCCTCTCGGATCATGATGTACATCCCTTTTCGGAGTTTTTCTCCGGCCTCTTTAAGAGTTGTACACTCATGGTCCGAACCTATTCCCACAGATATATAAGCATTGAGATCATTTCCAGCCAACATAGGTGCATGCCCATCAATCCTTTTCCCCCCAGCCACTTCTATCTTTCTCAAAATCTCAGGGTCTTCATCTATGACCCCTGGAAAGTTCATAACCTCACCTAGGCCAAGCACCCATTCTTTGTGGACTATCTTCAAAAGGTCTGAACTAGATAACCTTGCGCCAGAGGTCTCCATATCTGTAGAAGGGACACAGGAGGGCAGCATTATGTATACAACCAGAGGGGTTAATTTGCCTGATTCAGCTATGTATTTAATGCCTTCTAATCCCATAACATTGGCTATTTCATGGGGATCAGCTACTATTGAAGTAGTTCCCATGGGTATAACAGCCTTTGCAAATTCAGGTACTGAAATCATTGAACTTTCCACATGGATATGACCATCAATAAAGCTAGGGCAGAGAAACCTTCCCTTCAGGTCTATAACTTCCTTAGCATTATAATCTCCAAAACCTATGATTATTGAGTTGTTGATTGCAACATTGGCAGAAAAAATGCTGCCTGAAAATACATCCACAACTCTGGCATTTTTGATTAAAAGGTCTGCCTTTTCTTTCCCACAGGCAGCCCTGATCCTGCTTTTCAATTGATCTTCCGTATCAAATATTCTCATACGTTTCCAAAAGTAGAGACAAAATTAATTAACGACCAATAGCTGGTTAATCTATCATCACAGTTTCCTTTTGTCAAAAATTTTTAGCTTGAAACAATTTCTTTTATGGTATAGGCTTATAACATATGTTGGCTGGGAAATAGACAATAGAAATAACTCCATGATAACATTTTAGAGACACTCATATACGCTAAGGAAACCGAATGCATCTATTTGAAAAAGAATTATTAGTATCAAAAGAGGATATTGAACTTGTACTCCGTGGCTTTAAAGACATTAGTTGGATAGATTTTTGGCTTAACCCAAGAAGACTTCGAGGCAGCGACTTCCTAATGCGGTGGTCTCAAGGTGTTTGGAGTGAAAAACGCCTTATTGACGCAGTAAACAGAACTAATCAATTTTATGCGATTCCCTACGGACCAAGTGGAACAGCACCAACAGACGATGTAAGAGCATTTGAGCTTTATTTTGAGCGGCTTGAAGCTGCTGGACTTAGAAACATTAAACGTCCTGACCTTTTGGTTTTCAAAATAGCAGACAAAGCTTTTGTTGACAATTTTTTACAGAACATTGGAGGCGATGAAGAATTGCCATTCATTATTGAAAATAACCTGCAAGACCTAATAAACAAAGCTGTTGTAGCTGTTGAATGTGAAAACTCATTGTGGATAGCAGAAAAAATGCCTAACTACAATACTCCACTCAAACCTCAGAAACGGCTTGGAGGCAAAGCAGGTCTTCCAAAAACTGCTGTACTGCCAACTGTAATTATAAAAGAAGAAGACCGTATACCTTTAGCAAGATGGCAAGAAGAAAACAATGTTCCAATTCATGTCTGGCACGTATTTTTTGACAGGGCATATGGTTTAGCATTTGATGAAGCTGAACGACTTGTGCGAGAAGGGCTGATAGAGCCAACTGTTCAAACTTTTCAAGCTCCAGGTGGGGCGACAACCAAGAAAGCAATCTACAAGTTCTATTATCGCTATGCGTATCCTCTTGGAATATCCGTTGAGCAACCGCGTTTGGTTCCAGATTTTATTGAAGATAAGAACGGGCATATTCTGCCGTATGTAAAATTTGAAGGCGGTTCTCTCGACATCACGCATGATGCATTAATCCTTTTGAGAAAAATGGAATGAAAGGACTAAAAACACATCAAAAAATACCCGTCGCATGGGACGAAAGAGAAAAACTTCGTGACAAGGGCCAATTTTGGACACCCCATTGGGTTGCGGAGGCGATGGTTTCATATGTTGCAGAAAGTACTGAATTAATTTTTGACCCTGCAACTGGTAGAGGCGCATTTTTTGACGCCTTAAAAAGACTGCACAGTCCCAATATTTCATATTTCGGAACTGATATTGACCCCGAAATATTGTCAGACAATATCTATATTGATTCAAATTGCCATGTTGAATTGCGTGATTTTATAAAAAATCCTCCTAAAAGAAAATTTAAGGCAATTGTTGCAAACCCGCCATACATAAGACACCACCGCATTGACGATGAAACAAAAACATTCCTAAAGAAACTTTGTGCAAGCATAACAGGTTTTGTCATTGATGGTAGAGCCGGTTATCATATTTACTTCCTATTGCAAGCATTGAACCACTTAGAAGCAGATGGGAAATTATCATTCATTATGCCTGCTGATACCTGCGAGGGAATATTTGCTAATAAGCTGTGGCGCTGGATTTCAGACAAATATTGTATTGAATGTGTTGTTACTTTTGATGAAGGGGCTACTCCTTTTCCAAATGTCGATACTAACGCTATAATATTCTTAATCAAAAATGCTAAGCCAAATAAAAAATTGTTTTGGGTAAAAGCTAAACAGGCATATTCTGATGACTTACTTCAATTCATTTCTTCTGGCTTCAAAAAACAAGAATTAGAAACAATCGAAATTACCAACCGCCATCTTGAAGAAGCCTTAGAGACAGGGTTTTCGAGACCAGAACAAAAGTATAATAGCTTTAAGTTTCATCTAAATGACTTCGCAAAAGTTATGCGTGGAATTGCTACAGGCGCAAATGAGTTTTTCCTTTTTACGAGTCAGCAAGTTAAGATACGTGAAATTCCTAATGATTTTTTAAAAACTGCAATTGGCAGGACAAGAGACATAAAAGGAAACATAATTACAATAACCGATATTAACATCTTGAAAGAAAAAGACCGTCCAATATACTTACTCTCAATAACTGGACATAAAATACTGCCTAAAGCAGTTTTAGACTATTTAAAGGTTGGCGAAAATCTCGAATTGCCAAATCGCCCACTTATTAAACAGCGTAAACCTTGGTACAAGATGGAAAAAAGAAAAGTTCCACCTTTGCTTTTCGCCTACCTTGGCAGAAGAAATACAAGATTTATTAAAAATGAAGCCGGTATTCTTCCGCTAACAGGGTTTCTTTGCGTCTATCCAAATTTTGATGACAAAGAATACATTGACAACTTATGGCAAGCATTAAATCATCCTGATACCCTAAATAATTTAAAACTTGTAGGCAAAAGTTATGGCTCGGGTGCAATAAAAGTTGAACCACGCAACCTTGACCGACTGCCAATTCCAGACCATATCGTTGAAAAATATAAACTTATAAGGCCAATTGAAACTTTCAAAAAACAGATTGAATTATTTCCCGCATAACGAAATTTCGGACATGCGAAGAAGCAATATACTATGAAAATAGAACCTAGAACCTCCTTTTATTTGGAGCTGATATGGCAAGCAACAGAGAATATTTTGTAACAAAGCTTTCCTTTAGAGAAGACGTAAATCTCATTAAAGATGTCTTCGCCTATGAATATGATGGACATAATCTCTCAGAAGGCGAAGTACATCAGCGGCATTGGCTGGTAAATAGAACCAAGGAAAAATCACAAATCTCAATAATGACAAGAAATGAAAAAGGGGAATGGATAAGGGGAAATGTTTTTACTTACAATAATGGACTATACAGTTGGGGAACTATTCTGCCTAAAAACATAACAAAGAGAAAATCATTTGTCAGTTACTATCATCATGACGACCAAAATTATCGAGAACGATTTGAAAATTTGTTTGGTGATTTGGTAGTAAGTAAATCTGTCGATGATGGCGATATTGATTCTGGTAACAGCGCTGACTATATCAAGCAACTCATTCAAAGGAAATACCTCTCAGATACCACTGTTTTGATTGTTTTGATTGGCGCAAAAACAAAAGGCAGAAAGCATGTTGACTGGGAGATCGCAGGTGCTTTGAATTATAAAGTGGGGGGTAACTACTCTGGTGTTCTCGGTTTATTTCTTCCTTCTCATTCGGACTATGGCTTAGACAATTATCATCCATATTTAGTTCCATCGCGACTGACTGAAAATTTTAAGTCGGGTTACGCCATTGCACAGGATTGGACTGATGATAGAGTAATTATGCAAGGGCATATTGAAAAAGCATTTACCGCAAGAAGTGAAACAGGCAAAATTGTTAATATGACCATTTCCCAAATGCAAAGGAATACATGCGAATGAACGATATAGCATCAACACACGAACTCATCCGACTTTCATTTAATTACGCCAAACCGTCACTGATCATTGAAAGTGATTGGATTATCATTACGATCATAGCGGCGTTAATCCTCCTTACAGTTTATATCAAGAGAAACTTTTCAAAATGGTTCCGGTGGCATGAAATGCAAGTTGAAATATCTAGCTCGCCCAAAATGGTTTTCAAGGTTGAAAGAAATGATGAAAATTTATACATCGCCAACAGGATTTACATAGAACTCACAACGAGGAAAGCAGCCATCCCTATCGATGAAAATAATGACGTCATAGAGGAAGTTTACGATTCATGGTATAAATTATTTGGGATTATCAGAGAGGAAATAAAATCAGTTCCTGGGAAATATTTAAGAGAGCATGATCCTACTTCCGCATTAATCGGTTTGACAAGAAAAATCCTGAATGAGGCATTACGCCCTCACTTAACAGAACATCAAGCAAGATTTAGGCGATGGTTGGAAGCAGAGAAAGAAGATCCAAATAACAAAAACAAGTCACCTCAAGAATTACAAAAAAGATATCCTGACTTTGCAAATCTTGTTACATCAATGAAAGAGGTTAATAAAATATTGATCGCTTATGCTAACGAACTTGACAAATTAATTAAAGGAAAATAAAAAACGGTGTACAACAAAAGCATCCAGCCAACATGGGATTAGCCTGTTTCGTTTTTGTATCATACTGGTTGCCCAGTGCGGCTGATGCATCTCGTTGAACAAGTACACGGCAAACTGACATGGACAGGCAAGACAGGGATATATTGAATAGGATTCAGTCTAAATTCCCCATCAATTCCAGACCATTTAAAGTGCTGGGAGAGGAATTAAATATCTCTGAAGACAATATGATAGAGAGGGTTAAGCAATTGATACATAAAGGCTATATTCGACGCCTTGGTGCTTCCTTTGACTCAAAGAAACTGGGTTTTACAAGCACACTGTGTGCGGCCAGGGTCCCCCCTGAAAAGATTGAAGAATTTGTTAAAGTATTACATTCATATCGGGGCATAACTCATAACTACAAAAGAGAGCACGAGTATAATCTATGGTTTACTTTCATTGGTGAGTCCAAAGAGAAGATTAGAGATAGTCTCGCTGATATATCAAAAAAAACAGCCATTAAAGACATTATTAATCTCCCCGCCAAAAAAATCTTTAAGGTAAATGTTGAGTTTGAGACATGAGCAAAACATTATATATAACCACTCCTATATACTATGTAAATGCTGAACCTCATCTGGGTCATGCCTACACTACCATTGCCGCAGATGTTCTCAACCGTTTCAACAGATTATCCGGGGGGGAAACTTTTTTCGTTACAGGAACGGATGAGCACGGCGATAAAGTTGTTAGAGCTGCCGAGGCTGCTGGAGAAAGCCCAAAAGAATATACTGACAGGATAAGCATGCTATTCCGAAATATCTGGCCGGAGCTTTCCATTTCTAATGACTACTTTATCAGGACAACCGATGAAAACCATAAGAAAGTCGTTCAATTGATTCTTCAGAAAGTATATGATGCGGGGGATATTTACTTTGGCGAATATGGGGGATACTATTGTTTTGGATGCGAACGTTTTTACTATGAAAAGGAACTTGCAGATGGCAAATGTCCGGATCATAAGGTTGCCCCTGAGTTTATAAAGGAAAAGAACTATTTCTTTAGAATGAGCAAGTATCAGAATTGGTTGATAGAGCATATCAACTCTCACCCTGGTTTTATTCGCCCTGAAAGATACAGCAATGAGGTATTGGCCTTCTTGAGAGACCCTTTAGAAGACCTGTGCATTTCTCGTCCAAAATCAAGGCTGGATTGGGGGATAACTCTGCCATTTGACGAAGATTATGTAACCTATGTCTGGTTTGATGCCCTTATCAATTATCTAACCTCTGTTGGTTATCCTGACTCTGACATTTATCACAAATTCTGGCCATCAGCCCAACACCTGATCGCGAAGGATATATTGAAACCCCACGGTATTTACTGGCCAACCATCCTGAAGGCTTCTGGCATTGAACCATACCATCATTTAAATGTTCATGGCTACTGGAACATAGATGAAAACAAGATATCCAAGAGTCTTGGGAATATCATAAAACCCCTCAGCTTAAAAGACAAGTATGGTCTCGATGCCTTTCGGTATTTTCTTATGCGGGAGATGGTCTTTGGATTGGATGCCAATTTCAGCGAGAGTGCCCTGGTTAATAGATTGAATTCTGATCTGGCAAATGACCTTGGGAATTTGGTGAGTCGCAGTTTGGCAATGGTTATTAAATACTTTAGAGGGGCACTTCATAACCCAGCCGGACATCTGGAGATTGATGAAAGATTGAGAAATGATGCTTCAAAGACTGTTAAAGACGTAATTAATCAGATGGCTCAACTGGCATTTAACAAGGCATTAATTGTTATCTGGGGATTCATAGCCGCTGTGAATAAGTACATAGACGAGACTTCGCCCTGGATCCTGGCAAAGGAAGAAAATCAAACAGAAAGATTGAATGCCGTATTGTACAATATCGTAGAAGCCCTTAGGGTTATTACTGTTCTTCTCTTTCCCTTTATGCCAACAACTGCGGAGAAGATATGGGCATCTTTAGGGATAAAAGAGGATTTACACACTCAGAGATTGAAGGATATAACCGAGTGGGGTAAAATAGGAGAGAACACCATCGTCTCAAAGATTGAACCTATTTTCCCAAGGGTTGAGGGGTAAGTGCAAGAAATACATAATCCTTATATAGAATTCGAGACTGGGGGGAAATTAGTAGATCCAAAACAGACAGGGGTCACTTTTAAGTACTTGTCCAGATGCTATCCAAGACACAAAGAGAAAAAAAATCTTTCAAGAGACAGGATCTACTTTTCCAAAAAGCTAAAGTACAAAAAAGACCTTTATGGTGCTGTAGGCAGATTTAAAACTGTAACTATTATTGGTGTAAGCGGAGCAATGGGAAGCGAAATTCTCAAGCTTATCCTAAGGGAACAAGCATTACCAGACTGCAAAAAGATCCAGCTATTCGGCAGGCCAAAAAAGGCTTCTCAAGGGAAAGACAAGAACTTTTATTACGCCTTGATTGAAAAGTTAAAAGACGGGATGGATGGGGTTTTACCAAATATCGAATTTGTCGATTCTTATGATAGAGTTGATGGGGAACTTCTAATAATGTGTTCGGGGAAGACTATTCCAAAAGGTACAGGTAAGGCCTCCGATAGAACAACACTGATGCATGTGAATAAGACTATTTTTGATAATTGTGCTAAATCTATTAAAGAAAATCCTTCCCGTGATCCTGAAATGGTAATAGTGGTAAGCAATCCAAATGAGTTATGCACGTGGGTCTTTTCCAGGTATTTCAGGAGGGTTGTTGCCATAGGACCTGTGTTGGATTCTATGAGGTTTGGGAGAGAAATAAGGAACGAGTTAAATTTGCCTGTAGAAATCTCTGTAGATGGGTTGGTTGGCGGCAATCATGAATTGAAAGGTATGGTAATTTATAAGAGTATGCTTCGGATAAATTGCGAACCACCAGCACCCCAAATATTGAAAAATGTATCTTCTACCCTTAAGGATAATCCAGATGTGGATGAGGTATACAACAAGGCTTATGAGATGGTTCGGAAGGGGGATGAAGGGGTCTTTAATTATATCAACAGCTATCCTATACCTACACGGTTATCTGTTAAACCAATTATTGAATACTACTGTGGAGGAAGGGCGGATTTTCCTGTTGGGATTGCTGTAATAGCAATCATAAAAGCATTTTTCAGCAATATCCGCAATATTGTAACTCTGACTAAGAAAACATGCATAGGGAAAAGTGAACTATGTCTCGGACTTCCTCTTTTTATAAGTAAAAATGGTATAGAAGAAATAGATTTGGACTCCATAGAAAACTTCAGAGCATATAAGGATGATGAACAGTTATTTAGAGCTGCAGAGGTCTTTAAAAGTAAATACTCTACTATCTAATTAAATAGGAAGGCATTAACTTGGAATACAGTATTCCTTTTGATGAACCAGTTAGAATTCCTATAGAAGACACTATAGACCTTCACACATTCTCGCCCAGGGATATACCATCATTATTGGAAGAATACTTAAAGGAATGCCTTAGTCACGGTATCTTTCAGGTGCGTATCATCCATGGCAAGGGGCGGGGCATCCAGAGAAAAATAGTTCATTCGCTCTTGAATAATAACCCCCATGTCCATTCCTTTTCCCAGGCGCTTCCAGAGGCTGGCGGCTGGGGAGCCACGATAGCCATTCTAAAGAGCAAAAAGAAAGCCAGATAACCTGCTTAATATCCCTTTACTCCCTATTCTTTTAACCTAAATCAGCGAATACCTCCCCAGCGTTTAACCATTGAGGTTCTCCCACTATTTTTTCAATGACTTTAAATAGCCCATTATTTTACAGATTAATCTGTATATTTAAAATAACTCGCCTTTAATATGAAGCATTTTTATGCATTATATGATTTATCGTTGACAAATTTGGATATTTATCTTAATATTATTAAAAATTTATTGATTGAACAGTAAATTTAATCTGTTTAAGGAGTATATTGTGTCTACAAAAGATAAACTTATAAAAGCAGCAAAGAAACTTTTCTATGAAAAAGGATACCATGCAACCTCTCTGAAGGATCTGGCGAAAGAAATGGGTGCAGCTACAAGCATCATCTATTATTATTTCAAAAACAAGGAAGAACTTCTGGTAAGGCTATATGAAGGTGCGCTCGAGGAAACAATAGATGATATTTCGAAAATAGCTCAATCTGATATGACCACAACTGAAAAAATGACCGAGATCATCAAATACCATGGAAGGTTCGTAATGGGAAACCAAACGTGGTCGAAGATTTTTTTTGAAGAGGAATCGGCACTTCCTTCTGATTTTCAAAAATCGATATCGGAGAAAAAACGACAGTATAACAAAATAGTAGAGGATATATACTCTAACGGTATAAGGGAAGGGGTATTTAAGCCAGTATCAGACCCAAGGATATTTGTAAATGCTATTCTCGGCATGTGTAATTGGTTATATAAATGGTATAGGCGTGACAAAGGGGGCGATCCCGAAAAAATTTCTCAACAGTTTGCAGATATTTTAACAGAAGGTTACATTGTCTCGAAAAAGAAATATTTGGATCAAGAACAAGAAGCTATTCCGCTTGACACAGGAACACGAGAATTATCTAAAGCTGACAACAAACAGGAAGAGATAATTAGTAAAATTCAAATTCTTACCTCAATGACGGAATCAATAGCTGAAAAATTAGATGCTATTCGTAAATGATTGAGGAAGGATATAGTCAATTCATGTCTATGAAAGGAGCGAACCATGAAAAAATTATCGGTTGTTTTATTCACATTGCTACTAATCTGTTATTTATCTGCAAATGTAAGGTCGGGCAATGCAGGAGAGGTCAGAGGTGTAACTGATGACACCCTAAAGATCGGAATGATTTCTGATCAAACTGGTCCTGCTGCAAATGTCACCGTGCCTCTTACCGATGCTGTAAAAAGGCATAATGTAAACAACATTATATTGTGTGGTTTTATCCCTCAACCTGCTGGTTTACTGCTCCGGGAATTGAAAAAGTTTGGTATGAACGTGCCTGTTTTTGCTAACGTGGCCGCAGCCTCTGAAGAGGTGATATACATGGCTGCCGGAGGAGCTGAAAAATACTATGTAATATCCCCTTGGGCCTCGTGGTATGATGAGGGTGAGGGTGTAGCTCTCATGAGGAAGATAACACTCAAGTATGAGCCTGGCACAGAAAAACAGTATAGAGGGAAACTCCATACATACGGTTGGACAATTGGAATGGTGTTGCAGGAAGGACTTTTAAGGGCCGGCAGGGATATAGATGGAGAGCGGTTGGTAACAGCCCTTGAGACACTAAAAGATTTTGATATGAAAGGGCTATCTGGTCCTATGAATTTTAGTTCTACCAATCATAAAGGAATGAATTCAGCGCAAATCTCTAAGGCTGACCCTGCAAGCGGAAAGTTTGCCCCTGTAACCGGGTGGATAAAAACCGATTAACTTGATATTGGCTCCTCATGGTTTTGATCATTTCTATTCTCCTGGAAGAAGGGTTTTTAGGAAAAGCTCTTTAATGATGAAGAAAACCAGGTCTCGTTAGATAGTCGCATTTAAATACAGAGTGATAATCAATAAGCTATAAGGAACGGGTACAAATTTTACTAGAGGGGGAATAAATTTATGTATACAGATTTTTTGAAATTATGTGGTTATGAGGATGAAGAATTAAAGAAGGAA
The window above is part of the Thermodesulfobacteriota bacterium genome. Proteins encoded here:
- the ade gene encoding adenine deaminase — its product is MKSRIRAACGKEKADLLIKNARVVDVFSGSIFSANVAINNSIIIGFGDYNAKEVIDLKGRFLCPSFIDGHIHVESSMISVPEFAKAVIPMGTTSIVADPHEIANVMGLEGIKYIAESGKLTPLVVYIMLPSCVPSTDMETSGARLSSSDLLKIVHKEWVLGLGEVMNFPGVIDEDPEILRKIEVAGGKRIDGHAPMLAGNDLNAYISVGIGSDHECTTLKEAGEKLRKGMYIMIREGTVAKNMETLLPLVTPANSRRCLFVTDDKHPLDLVEEGHMDFLIRKAIKQGLDPVIAVQMATLNPAEYFRLNGLGAIAPGYKADIIVFNTLKELRVEMVFKGGKLVAKDGRLLEIPLKEEKPILKNSIMIKDMDSGKFKIKAFSENAKIIELVPNQIITEKSIEKVRIVNGYALSDIERDILKIAVIERHTRTGNIGLGFVRGFGLKTGAIGSSVAHDSHNIVVVGTNDDDMLKAVMEIEKMGGGQLVVANGSILASLPLPIGGLMSHMPLLEVADGIKRLLVSAKTLGCDARDPFMALSFLALPVIPELKITDKGLVDVSEFRIVPLFE
- a CDS encoding AccI family restriction endonuclease → MHLFEKELLVSKEDIELVLRGFKDISWIDFWLNPRRLRGSDFLMRWSQGVWSEKRLIDAVNRTNQFYAIPYGPSGTAPTDDVRAFELYFERLEAAGLRNIKRPDLLVFKIADKAFVDNFLQNIGGDEELPFIIENNLQDLINKAVVAVECENSLWIAEKMPNYNTPLKPQKRLGGKAGLPKTAVLPTVIIKEEDRIPLARWQEENNVPIHVWHVFFDRAYGLAFDEAERLVREGLIEPTVQTFQAPGGATTKKAIYKFYYRYAYPLGISVEQPRLVPDFIEDKNGHILPYVKFEGGSLDITHDALILLRKME
- a CDS encoding N-6 DNA methylase gives rise to the protein MKGLKTHQKIPVAWDEREKLRDKGQFWTPHWVAEAMVSYVAESTELIFDPATGRGAFFDALKRLHSPNISYFGTDIDPEILSDNIYIDSNCHVELRDFIKNPPKRKFKAIVANPPYIRHHRIDDETKTFLKKLCASITGFVIDGRAGYHIYFLLQALNHLEADGKLSFIMPADTCEGIFANKLWRWISDKYCIECVVTFDEGATPFPNVDTNAIIFLIKNAKPNKKLFWVKAKQAYSDDLLQFISSGFKKQELETIEITNRHLEEALETGFSRPEQKYNSFKFHLNDFAKVMRGIATGANEFFLFTSQQVKIREIPNDFLKTAIGRTRDIKGNIITITDINILKEKDRPIYLLSITGHKILPKAVLDYLKVGENLELPNRPLIKQRKPWYKMEKRKVPPLLFAYLGRRNTRFIKNEAGILPLTGFLCVYPNFDDKEYIDNLWQALNHPDTLNNLKLVGKSYGSGAIKVEPRNLDRLPIPDHIVEKYKLIRPIETFKKQIELFPA
- a CDS encoding TIR domain-containing protein yields the protein MASNREYFVTKLSFREDVNLIKDVFAYEYDGHNLSEGEVHQRHWLVNRTKEKSQISIMTRNEKGEWIRGNVFTYNNGLYSWGTILPKNITKRKSFVSYYHHDDQNYRERFENLFGDLVVSKSVDDGDIDSGNSADYIKQLIQRKYLSDTTVLIVLIGAKTKGRKHVDWEIAGALNYKVGGNYSGVLGLFLPSHSDYGLDNYHPYLVPSRLTENFKSGYAIAQDWTDDRVIMQGHIEKAFTARSETGKIVNMTISQMQRNTCE
- a CDS encoding Lrp/AsnC family transcriptional regulator — encoded protein: MDRQDRDILNRIQSKFPINSRPFKVLGEELNISEDNMIERVKQLIHKGYIRRLGASFDSKKLGFTSTLCAARVPPEKIEEFVKVLHSYRGITHNYKREHEYNLWFTFIGESKEKIRDSLADISKKTAIKDIINLPAKKIFKVNVEFET
- the metG gene encoding methionine--tRNA ligase, with amino-acid sequence MSKTLYITTPIYYVNAEPHLGHAYTTIAADVLNRFNRLSGGETFFVTGTDEHGDKVVRAAEAAGESPKEYTDRISMLFRNIWPELSISNDYFIRTTDENHKKVVQLILQKVYDAGDIYFGEYGGYYCFGCERFYYEKELADGKCPDHKVAPEFIKEKNYFFRMSKYQNWLIEHINSHPGFIRPERYSNEVLAFLRDPLEDLCISRPKSRLDWGITLPFDEDYVTYVWFDALINYLTSVGYPDSDIYHKFWPSAQHLIAKDILKPHGIYWPTILKASGIEPYHHLNVHGYWNIDENKISKSLGNIIKPLSLKDKYGLDAFRYFLMREMVFGLDANFSESALVNRLNSDLANDLGNLVSRSLAMVIKYFRGALHNPAGHLEIDERLRNDASKTVKDVINQMAQLAFNKALIVIWGFIAAVNKYIDETSPWILAKEENQTERLNAVLYNIVEALRVITVLLFPFMPTTAEKIWASLGIKEDLHTQRLKDITEWGKIGENTIVSKIEPIFPRVEG
- a CDS encoding Smr/MutS family protein translates to MEYSIPFDEPVRIPIEDTIDLHTFSPRDIPSLLEEYLKECLSHGIFQVRIIHGKGRGIQRKIVHSLLNNNPHVHSFSQALPEAGGWGATIAILKSKKKAR
- a CDS encoding TetR/AcrR family transcriptional regulator, translated to MSTKDKLIKAAKKLFYEKGYHATSLKDLAKEMGAATSIIYYYFKNKEELLVRLYEGALEETIDDISKIAQSDMTTTEKMTEIIKYHGRFVMGNQTWSKIFFEEESALPSDFQKSISEKKRQYNKIVEDIYSNGIREGVFKPVSDPRIFVNAILGMCNWLYKWYRRDKGGDPEKISQQFADILTEGYIVSKKKYLDQEQEAIPLDTGTRELSKADNKQEEIISKIQILTSMTESIAEKLDAIRK
- a CDS encoding ABC transporter substrate-binding protein, whose amino-acid sequence is MKKLSVVLFTLLLICYLSANVRSGNAGEVRGVTDDTLKIGMISDQTGPAANVTVPLTDAVKRHNVNNIILCGFIPQPAGLLLRELKKFGMNVPVFANVAAASEEVIYMAAGGAEKYYVISPWASWYDEGEGVALMRKITLKYEPGTEKQYRGKLHTYGWTIGMVLQEGLLRAGRDIDGERLVTALETLKDFDMKGLSGPMNFSSTNHKGMNSAQISKADPASGKFAPVTGWIKTD